The Candidatus Dependentiae bacterium genome has a segment encoding these proteins:
- the metG gene encoding methionine--tRNA ligase — translation MNKNKFYVTTPIYYVNSKPHLGTLYSTLIADTVSRWNKILGKKTYFLTGTDEHGQKVEEAAVKNNLEPKKFVDTMIPAFKNVWQLFELEYDQFIRTTDKKHEQAVIKILNIMYENGDIYKSTYSGWYCVPCETYVTINSEIKKDSDGCYLCPSCNRKLKELQEESYFFRLSAYQDRLLEFYEKNPNFITPKEKLNEVISFVKSGLKDLSISRKNIKWGIQLPWDSTHTAYVWTDALTNYISAIGFGSDKKEDENLFNQFWPADLQVMAKDIVRFHAVYWPSFLMSANIVLPKKLLVHGYILTDGAKMSKSMGNAADPVELAKLYGVEQIRYYLLRQMPINQDGHFEIKDLENRIASDLANNLGNLLNRTLTLALNNNLTQVMAPDVLEAKTIALKTRCEEAFRIFSDEMNHYNFHVALSELWKFISDVNAFFHDQKPWALVKQDKELFAEVIYAVLHSLYSIGILLWPVMPKKMEELLTSIGHNFDLNNNYEIDLRSNIWNKKFVLKKLDGQLFIRPEGTVDTNKADLLKKEETNVVDDFITIDDFAKVKLVVGTILECE, via the coding sequence ATGAATAAAAATAAATTTTATGTAACAACTCCAATTTATTACGTTAATAGTAAGCCGCATCTTGGAACTTTGTATTCTACTTTAATTGCGGATACGGTTTCTCGTTGGAATAAAATTTTAGGCAAAAAAACATATTTTCTTACAGGTACCGATGAGCATGGTCAAAAAGTAGAAGAAGCCGCTGTAAAAAATAATTTAGAGCCTAAAAAATTTGTTGATACAATGATCCCTGCGTTTAAAAACGTATGGCAATTATTTGAACTTGAATATGATCAATTCATAAGAACAACAGATAAAAAACATGAACAAGCAGTTATAAAGATTTTAAATATTATGTATGAAAATGGTGATATTTATAAATCTACATATTCCGGCTGGTACTGTGTTCCGTGTGAAACATATGTAACAATAAATTCTGAAATAAAAAAAGATTCTGACGGTTGTTATCTTTGTCCATCATGCAATAGAAAATTAAAAGAGCTCCAAGAAGAAAGTTATTTTTTTAGACTTTCTGCTTATCAGGACAGACTATTGGAATTTTATGAAAAAAATCCTAATTTTATAACACCTAAAGAAAAATTAAACGAAGTAATTTCTTTTGTTAAATCGGGATTAAAAGATTTAAGTATTTCAAGAAAAAATATTAAGTGGGGTATCCAATTACCTTGGGATTCTACACATACGGCATATGTATGGACAGATGCATTAACAAATTATATCAGTGCTATTGGATTTGGCTCTGATAAAAAAGAAGACGAAAATTTATTTAATCAATTTTGGCCTGCAGATTTACAAGTTATGGCAAAAGATATTGTTAGATTTCATGCCGTATATTGGCCTTCTTTTTTGATGTCTGCCAATATTGTTTTGCCTAAAAAACTTTTGGTTCATGGTTATATTTTGACCGATGGAGCAAAAATGTCCAAATCTATGGGTAATGCAGCAGATCCTGTTGAACTTGCAAAATTATATGGTGTTGAACAAATTAGATATTATTTATTGCGTCAGATGCCAATAAATCAGGATGGCCATTTTGAAATAAAAGATCTTGAAAATAGAATTGCTTCAGATTTGGCAAATAATTTGGGAAATCTTTTAAATAGAACTTTAACTTTAGCTTTAAATAATAATTTGACTCAAGTTATGGCGCCGGATGTTTTAGAGGCAAAGACTATAGCATTAAAAACTAGATGTGAAGAAGCTTTTAGAATATTTTCCGATGAAATGAATCATTATAATTTTCATGTAGCTCTTTCTGAGTTATGGAAATTTATTTCAGATGTTAATGCCTTTTTCCATGATCAAAAGCCTTGGGCTTTAGTCAAGCAAGATAAAGAATTATTTGCAGAAGTTATTTATGCTGTATTACATAGCCTATACTCAATAGGGATTCTTTTATGGCCTGTAATGCCTAAAAAAATGGAAGAGCTTTTGACTTCTATTGGACATAATTTTGATTTGAATAATAATTATGAAATTGATTTAAGATCAAATATTTGGAATAAAAAATTTGTTTTGAAAAAATTGGATGGACAGTTATTTATAAGACCGGAGGGTACGGTGGATACCAATAAGGCTGATCTTTTAAAAAAAGAGGAGACAAATGTAGTAGATGATTTTATAACCATCGATGACTTTGCAAAAGTAAAATTAGTTGTGGGGACTATTTTGGAATGTGAGC